TCGTTGGAAGTTGCATTGACCTGATTTGTCAGTGCAGCCTGCTCGGCAACAGTTGCTTCAATATCATGGGCAGAGCTTGTTATTTTAAACGTAGTGTCAGAAACAAGGTTGCCTGATTTAGATACCTGAGTAAGTAATGACGAGAGATTAAATGTCATTTTACGAATAGCTCTGAATAAAATCAAAATTTCATCACGAACTTTGATTTTATCATCAGTATAATGTCTGAATACTCCAAGATTATCATTTGAACTGATATCATTAACAGCTTTGTCAATATTGCCTTCAGCAATTTCAACAGCAATACCGGTAACAATTCCAAGATGTCGCGATATTTGCTTTGAGACGTAGAGTACTGACAAAAATGCAAATACAAATGCTAATCCGGAAATTAAAAGCGATAAATTTCGTAAGGATTTATAATGCTGAATTCTCTTTAACAGCAAAATATCAAGTTCACGGCTTACGCTTTTCCAAAAAATGTTATTTGAATTCAGAGCATTGTAACCCGAAATTTTAATTTCAGAAAGTAATTCAAGTTCATCATCACTATCACCTGTGTACCATTTATCCACTTTATTTGAAAAATTAAGTATATCGCTTTTGTAAGTTTCAAACTGAAACCCAAGATTATTTTGAAGCGAATTACTTTCGCCATAAAACCGTGCATCTTCAAGAAGCGAGGTCTCAAGTCCCTGTTCTATTCTTGCAAGATAGTCGTAAACAATAATATCATTAATAATTCTTATTTTATTTGAATGGTACTCAGATATTAAACCTGAAATATATGACATCTGAATCGTTTTTAAAATTTCGCCAATCTGCAGCTGCAATTTTGATAGTACAAGCACTGAAATATCCATCAAATAATATGAATCCAGATCAGGGTCTAATATAAGTCCGGATTCATCTGCAATAAATTTTACGAGAGCATTCGAGGCAGAGAAGAATTCATCAAACTCTTCACTATTGGGGGATATTTCGAAAGTCAGTATTTTATTTACAAGTTTGTCTAAATCATCTACTCTGATAAGGTTATCAACATGCTTTTTTTTACTTTTTAATACTTGATGAATCTTGTCTGAATAAATTGATGAACTTGAAACAAATTCTTCAGACAGGCTCTTTAATCCGACTTCCAAATCTTTCTGATAAGGTTCGCCAAATTTTTGGTTAAATAATTCGCTATCTGATTCTTTCAAAAGTAAAATATTTTGAAATTCAATCATATCATTTGTCATACTGACCAAATGTCTGAGTGATTTATTACCGTTAATTTCGGATTCTGCTTTCCTGATATGCTCATCAAATGAATTCAGAACATAGTACAAAAGAACCCCGATAGGAATTATAAATACAAAAGTACTAAGTAATAATTTAACAGATATTCTTAAATTTTTAAACATATCTATGCCCTAACTTATCTTAAACTTAGTAACTTCATTCTGCAATCCGCGAACTGCTTCATTTAATTGCTCAGTAGCCTTTTTAAATTCGCCAAGAGACTCTTTTGTCTGTTCAGCAACTTGTGAAAGCTGATTCATAGCTTCACTAATCTGTCCGGCACCATGAGACTGAGAATTCATACTTTGATTTACAGAGTCAAATTCCGGTATCAGAGCGTGAACTTTGTCGAGAATATCATTCAAATTATCAACACTGTTAGTTACCACAGAGTAGTTATTTTTTACTTCCTGCCCGAATTTATCAACTTCCATTACACCTGAAGAAACAGAACTCTGCATCTCTTTGACCATATATTCGATATCTTTTGTAGCTATTGCTGTTTGGTCAGCAAGACGGCTAATCTCTCTTGCTACTACTGCAAATCCTTTTCCAAAATCACCTGCTTTCTCAGCTTCAATAGCTGCATTAAGTGACAGGAGATTTGTTTGTTCCGATATTTTATTAATAGTAGTAACAATAGCAGAAATTTTTCCTGCCTTGCCACTGATGATTGATAATTTAGCTGAGATTAGTACAGTAGCTTTTGTCAGGTCATTCATTGCCTTTTCCATATTAAGCAGGGTTTCACGCCCCTTTTCGGCAACTATGGATGTATTTTCAACATTTTCTTTTACATCATTCATTCTTCCGGACAGCTGAACCGATACACTCGATATCTCACGAGAAGTTGCATTTACCTCACGAGTCGAGGCTGCCTGTTCTGCGATCGTTGCTTCGAGTTCTCTTGCTGAAGCAGCGATTTCCGTGGCAGATGTTGTAACCTGTATTCCTGACTTTTGGACTTGTCCAATTAACGAATCGAGATTTGAAACCATTGCAGCAAATGAATTAAACAGCATCACTGCATCATCCTTAGATAATTCCTTAGCGCTGAGCTTCAGTTCTTTTCTGAATTTGACCAAAGCATCTTTTGCATAGGAAATATTTCCTTCAGCTATTCTTGATGCAACACGGTTCAGAATAATCAGAGGCTTGGTAAGTCTTCCACCTAAAATTGAAGTAATGACAATTACAATAAGCAATACTCCAATTCCTGTTAAAAATTGCATCATTTGCAAATCTTTAAATTGATATTCCATCTCTGATTTGGAATGAAGAAAATCGCTTTCCGGAGCCACTGCACCGATAATCCAGTTCCATGTTTTGAAATATTTGGCTGAACTCATAAATTGAATTTCTTTGCCGGTAGAATCTGATACTGAAAAATTAAATTGCAACAATCCGTCAGATGAATTATTCTTGAATTCCTCCTGCAATTTATTAAAAATCAGATTACCG
This window of the Ignavibacteriota bacterium genome carries:
- a CDS encoding methyl-accepting chemotaxis protein; this encodes MFKNLRISVKLLLSTFVFIIPIGVLLYYVLNSFDEHIRKAESEINGNKSLRHLVSMTNDMIEFQNILLLKESDSELFNQKFGEPYQKDLEVGLKSLSEEFVSSSSIYSDKIHQVLKSKKKHVDNLIRVDDLDKLVNKILTFEISPNSEEFDEFFSASNALVKFIADESGLILDPDLDSYYLMDISVLVLSKLQLQIGEILKTIQMSYISGLISEYHSNKIRIINDIIVYDYLARIEQGLETSLLEDARFYGESNSLQNNLGFQFETYKSDILNFSNKVDKWYTGDSDDELELLSEIKISGYNALNSNNIFWKSVSRELDILLLKRIQHYKSLRNLSLLISGLAFVFAFLSVLYVSKQISRHLGIVTGIAVEIAEGNIDKAVNDISSNDNLGVFRHYTDDKIKVRDEILILFRAIRKMTFNLSSLLTQVSKSGNLVSDTTFKITSSAHDIEATVAEQAALTNQVNATSNEISKTSSELAKTMDYLTQTFHDNANMLINGLDNLNEIKVTINELFESSGEISGKLELIQERAGTINNVITTITKVANQTNLVSLNASIEAERAGQYGTGFAVVAREIRRLADQTAVAALNIEDMITEMQVAVTEGSNTISNYMEKTKNSTEKTTIIIDRISQLIDRTNELPEKIFTANMGMKQQSESAVQINESMNQLHTAAIQSRNSIIQFNSATDLLNVAVKDLTNELKKFSLKSIS
- a CDS encoding methyl-accepting chemotaxis protein encodes the protein MDFSIRAKVIIMTILAAIAPVMIIMVITMNIQDKMLNKSGDELVSLANSNINQITYDAFNICQTSHELFNIKNKVAINILRAEIDKNGGLSFKGELLRWKIKNQLSGEVSEIDIPKAIYNGKWIGKTDNFEDNSEPVDMTTRLADGTVTIFQRINKEGDMLRIATTVKNAEGNRAIGTYIPAVNPNGVKNPVLSEILKGKPYEGIAYVVNDWYVSYYEPYYDKDSNIVGMIYVGEKLNSLTTLENVLKNMNVGKSGYIYIIGTVPPHKDKFIWSRNGIDNGKNISDFRDSDGNLIFNKLQEEFKNNSSDGLLQFNFSVSDSTGKEIQFMSSAKYFKTWNWIIGAVAPESDFLHSKSEMEYQFKDLQMMQFLTGIGVLLIVIVITSILGGRLTKPLIILNRVASRIAEGNISYAKDALVKFRKELKLSAKELSKDDAVMLFNSFAAMVSNLDSLIGQVQKSGIQVTTSATEIAASARELEATIAEQAASTREVNATSREISSVSVQLSGRMNDVKENVENTSIVAEKGRETLLNMEKAMNDLTKATVLISAKLSIISGKAGKISAIVTTINKISEQTNLLSLNAAIEAEKAGDFGKGFAVVAREISRLADQTAIATKDIEYMVKEMQSSVSSGVMEVDKFGQEVKNNYSVVTNSVDNLNDILDKVHALIPEFDSVNQSMNSQSHGAGQISEAMNQLSQVAEQTKESLGEFKKATEQLNEAVRGLQNEVTKFKIS